From the genome of Nocardia mangyaensis:
GTCACCACTCCGACATTGCCGCCACCGCCACCGGTGTGCGCCCACCACAGGTCGTGATCGGGCCCATCCCTGGTCGCGAGGACGATCTTCGCGGCCCCGTCGGCGTCGACGGTGACCACCTCCACCCCGGCCAGATGGTCGGCGACGAGCCCGAAGCGCCGCGACAGCGGTCCGTAACCGCCGCCCGGGACGTGGCCACCCATCCCGACGCCGCGGCAGATCCCACCCGGCACGGTGACGCCCCAGCGATGCAGGGCCTCGTACACCGTGCCGATGTCGGCGCCCGCGTCGACCGAGAAGGCGCGCTGACGTTCGTCCCAGTGCACGGTGTTCAGGCGGCCCAGGTCGATGATCGACCGGGTGCGCGCGTTGTCGACGAAGTCGTCGAAGCAGTGGCCGCCTGAGCGGGCCGCGATCGCCGAATCCTCGGCGACGGCCGCGGCGACCGCACGCCGGACCTCCTCGGCCGTGGTCGGCACGTAGATCTTGGCCGGCCGGGCGAGGAACCGGCGGTTGTAACCGCGCTGGGCGAGCGCCTGATACTCGGCATCGCCCGCACCGAGCACTCGCTCACCGGCACGGGCGGTCGGCATTCCGAGGGCGGCGAGCGCGCCACCCACCGTGGCCGCGGTGATCAACCGTCGACGGGAGATCGGCACCGGACTCCTTCCGCCCAACAGTGTTCGAGACGAATCTGCTCGGACAGTAGCGGAATCGCCGGTGCGATGGGGTGAGGGCGCCCGGCGCGGTTACGCCGCCTGGACGGTGACCGTCGTGTCGGTGCTGGGGTAGTGGAGAACACGCAGGCGCCCGCTGGCGACATCGACCGCGTCGGCGACCACGAAACCGGTGTCCGGGGTCTCACCGGCGAAACTCGTGCTGATCACCCGGTAGCTGCGCCCGGTCTCGAGCACGATGTCGCCCGATCGGAGCCGGCCGGCCGGAGTGGGCGCGCCATCGCACTCGTCGACTGTGCCGTTGCGCCGGATGACACCGATCAAACTCAGCATGCTCTCTCCACCTGTGCAGCGTCGCGAATCCGCGTCCCGTTTGCCGGATGAGCGAACGGGTATTCGAGAGTCTTTTACCCGGCATCGCCGCGTTCGAACCCTCGAATTCCGGGACGGCGCGAGTTCGGCTCCTCGGTGGCCTTCCCCGTCGGCCTCGCGCAGGTCACCGGTGCGAGGTGGCCTGCGGCGCCGATGCGCGGAAGACCACCTCGCGCGGTTCCGGGATCAGGGCTTGCGGGCGACGGCGCCGTAGGCCGAGATCGGCAGGACCTCACCCACCTCGACGCCTTCCGGGCGCCACTGGGTGATCGAGACGAAGCCGGGGTCAGCCATTTCCAGGCCGTCGAACACGGCCCGGATCTGTGCCTGGGTGCGCGGGATGTAGGGCGTGCCGCCGGTGCCGGTGTAGTTCTCGCACAGCGTGACGTAGGCCTGGCTGTCGTCGGTGCCGTCCCACATGATCAGGTGGCTGCCCGAGGGCACCTCGCCGAGCACGGTGCCCACGATCCGCAGCAGGTCGTCGTAGGTCTTGGCGTGACCGAGCACGCCCATGAACATCACCGCGATCGGCTCGTTGAAGTTCAGCACGTTGCGCGCGTCGGCGACGATCCGCTCCGGATCGTGGAAGTCGGCGTCGATGTAGGTGGTGACGCCCTCGGGGGTGGTGCTGGTCAGCAGCGCCCGCGCGTGGG
Proteins encoded in this window:
- a CDS encoding SAM-dependent methyltransferase, giving the protein MTDVHTPVIRTDIPHSARIWNYWMGGKDHYEIDKIAGDAGLAVDPDISTMAVQSRQFLIRAVRFLARERGIRQFLDIGTGLPTMQNTHEVAQGVTPDARIVYVDNDPLVLTHARALLTSTTPEGVTTYIDADFHDPERIVADARNVLNFNEPIAVMFMGVLGHAKTYDDLLRIVGTVLGEVPSGSHLIMWDGTDDSQAYVTLCENYTGTGGTPYIPRTQAQIRAVFDGLEMADPGFVSITQWRPEGVEVGEVLPISAYGAVARKP